A genomic region of Sulfobacillus acidophilus DSM 10332 contains the following coding sequences:
- a CDS encoding hypothetical protein (KEGG: tit:Thit_2064 putative transmembrane anti-sigma factor~SPTR: Putative transmembrane anti-sigma factor), with product MKPEFVACPDEAEWLRFWDGEVNGPEAERLGQHLRMCNACQRQLAAVGELAQFADRGLPQTGADRPRRSGLAWRPWAVAAAVGVVLLAGGSNPLWRKGALAAVGQLFQVNRIGAVAITPAQLTRLDQVVTEGGQVSLAHYGSVRVMGPLRQLTVPPRQLPQYGMPDLWPAQFGANALATVDNGVRVEFRLNVPAVNQLIAEQGGHRLFPEALNQRPFTVYVPAYARISQTGSHGSWTVEEAPQPTLAIPEGVNLHQVVSALSGLPFLPPTLSQAVLQMANWKNTLLVPLPGAPENVTVHGNPAVLDTGNENTTAGVAWVDRGVVVAVFHHQLTAVNRTAFLTEVQQAVP from the coding sequence ATGAAACCCGAATTTGTGGCATGTCCCGACGAGGCCGAATGGCTTCGCTTTTGGGACGGGGAAGTGAATGGGCCGGAGGCCGAACGGCTCGGCCAACATCTCCGGATGTGTAACGCGTGTCAACGGCAGTTGGCGGCCGTCGGAGAGCTGGCTCAGTTTGCCGATCGGGGATTGCCCCAAACCGGCGCCGACAGGCCCCGGCGTTCCGGCTTGGCATGGCGTCCGTGGGCTGTTGCCGCCGCCGTCGGAGTCGTGTTGTTGGCCGGGGGGTCGAACCCGCTGTGGCGTAAGGGCGCGTTAGCCGCCGTCGGGCAGTTGTTCCAAGTGAATCGCATTGGGGCGGTGGCGATTACGCCCGCTCAATTAACCCGATTAGATCAAGTGGTAACCGAAGGCGGTCAGGTATCGCTTGCGCATTACGGTTCGGTGCGCGTCATGGGACCCTTGCGGCAACTAACCGTGCCGCCTCGGCAGCTTCCGCAATATGGCATGCCTGATTTATGGCCGGCTCAATTTGGGGCGAATGCGCTGGCGACGGTGGATAACGGGGTGCGTGTCGAATTTCGGTTAAACGTGCCGGCGGTCAACCAATTGATTGCGGAACAAGGCGGCCATCGACTGTTTCCCGAGGCATTGAACCAGCGCCCGTTTACGGTCTATGTGCCCGCTTATGCCCGGATTAGCCAAACCGGATCGCACGGCTCTTGGACGGTCGAGGAAGCGCCCCAACCGACTTTGGCCATTCCGGAGGGGGTCAATCTCCATCAGGTGGTCAGCGCATTGAGCGGGTTGCCGTTTTTGCCGCCTACGTTATCACAGGCCGTCCTACAAATGGCGAACTGGAAAAATACGTTGCTGGTCCCGTTACCTGGAGCCCCCGAAAATGTGACGGTTCATGGGAACCCGGCGGTCTTGGATACCGGTAACGAGAACACCACGGCGGGAGTGGCCTGGGTTGATCGAGGCGTGGTGGTGGCGGTATTTCATCATCAACTGACGGCCGTTAACCGCACGGCATTTCTCACGGAAGTGCAACAGGCGGTGCCTTAG
- a CDS encoding RNA polymerase, sigma-24 subunit, ECF subfamily (PFAM: Sigma-70, region 4; Sigma-70 region 2~TIGRFAM: RNA polymerase sigma factor, sigma-70 family~COGs: COG1595 DNA-directed RNA polymerase specialized sigma subunit sigma24 homolog~InterPro IPR007627:IPR013249:IPR014284~KEGG: bts:Btus_0545 RNA polymerase, sigma-24 subunit, ECF subfamily~PFAM: RNA polymerase sigma-70 region 2; RNA polymerase sigma factor 70, region 4 type 2~SPTR: RNA polymerase, sigma-24 subunit, ECF subfamily;~TIGRFAM: RNA polymerase sigma-70): MEPTERAIRQLYEKEFDQLVRHASYMVGSPEVAEELVQEAFIRLMTKPPRETGRLAAWLRTVVSHLALDYLRRAKVEERVTEKVQMDISVASVEETTLGRLDRERIRQSLERLNPRDRQALILRHSGYSYREIAQALHCPADQVGVILIRALKKLRLAYEESTTPVAKEAHA; the protein is encoded by the coding sequence ATGGAACCAACCGAACGAGCCATCCGACAACTCTACGAAAAAGAGTTCGATCAATTGGTACGCCACGCCAGTTATATGGTGGGGAGTCCCGAGGTGGCTGAAGAATTGGTCCAGGAAGCCTTTATCCGGTTAATGACCAAGCCTCCGCGGGAAACCGGCCGTCTCGCGGCGTGGCTTAGGACGGTGGTCAGCCATTTGGCCCTCGATTATTTGCGGCGGGCGAAGGTGGAGGAACGGGTGACCGAAAAAGTCCAGATGGACATAAGTGTCGCGTCGGTGGAAGAAACGACTTTGGGACGGTTGGATCGCGAACGCATTCGTCAAAGTTTGGAACGGCTCAATCCTCGGGACCGGCAAGCCCTGATATTGCGCCATTCGGGATATTCGTATCGTGAAATTGCCCAAGCGCTTCACTGTCCGGCGGATCAGGTAGGCGTCATTTTAATCCGGGCGCTCAAAAAGTTGCGTCTCGCGTATGAGGAGAGTACTACGCCGGTGGCAAAGGAGGCTCATGCATGA
- a CDS encoding O-antigen polymerase (PFAM: O-Antigen ligase~InterPro IPR007016~KEGG: cbl:CLK_2492 exopolysaccharide biosynthesis family protein~PFAM: O-antigen ligase-related~SPTR: Exopolysaccharide biosynthesis family protein), translating to MTIFAVAVALAGAIWMLRSPRHAWWGVVTASVALEVIHHWDPGVGQYAPVVGVVTGIILAYVLQPEVWQFIRRHRAHYGPFALYTLMVWIAAATSIHHSTSLRYAVGVPAVLFVTAVVLPYLWQKRQLTQEAWLVPLAWTGLLATLVAGGAALGFHQGFLVPVGRHHLLAWEWPFANKNTLGMLLVFSVPASLALSLDASDYRQQRVYALFFVIMLAGLLMSYARTAWIAAVVGSVLLIIARWRGRGVLAVLVGGLILGGGAVAVTGLSRWEHLWQHGLTGRTGLWRAAWTVFRQHPWFGVGPGNSPRALLPYVPPAYAGLTPHDAVLRTAVELGGFGLLVWGWLVVTALYHVVIQERSWPSRVWAALLLAALVEQTAESIFLGGVFFGDFFFTALIGIAWLWPSLSREEGRRYRRISSGVINR from the coding sequence ATGACAATTTTCGCAGTGGCTGTCGCATTGGCGGGAGCGATTTGGATGCTTCGCAGTCCCCGACACGCGTGGTGGGGCGTGGTGACCGCGTCGGTGGCTCTTGAGGTCATTCATCATTGGGATCCGGGTGTCGGGCAATACGCGCCGGTGGTCGGGGTTGTGACGGGGATCATTCTCGCCTATGTGCTGCAACCGGAGGTCTGGCAATTCATTCGCCGCCATCGGGCGCATTATGGACCGTTCGCGCTCTATACGCTGATGGTGTGGATTGCCGCCGCTACCAGCATTCATCATAGCACGTCTTTGCGATATGCCGTGGGAGTGCCCGCCGTCTTGTTCGTGACCGCCGTGGTGTTGCCGTATCTCTGGCAAAAGCGCCAATTGACGCAAGAGGCGTGGTTAGTGCCCCTGGCGTGGACGGGGTTGTTGGCGACGCTGGTGGCGGGCGGGGCGGCCTTGGGCTTTCATCAAGGGTTTTTGGTGCCGGTCGGACGGCATCATTTGCTGGCCTGGGAATGGCCCTTTGCCAACAAAAATACGCTCGGGATGTTGCTGGTGTTTAGTGTGCCCGCGTCGCTCGCCTTGAGTCTCGACGCATCCGATTATCGCCAACAACGGGTCTATGCCCTATTTTTCGTCATCATGCTGGCGGGCCTTTTAATGAGTTACGCCCGAACGGCTTGGATTGCGGCCGTTGTCGGTAGTGTCCTCTTGATTATTGCCCGCTGGCGGGGGCGGGGGGTTCTTGCGGTTTTAGTCGGGGGGCTCATTTTAGGCGGCGGCGCCGTCGCGGTTACGGGGCTTTCGCGTTGGGAGCATTTATGGCAGCACGGACTCACCGGCCGCACCGGATTATGGCGGGCGGCGTGGACGGTTTTTCGGCAACATCCCTGGTTTGGCGTCGGGCCGGGCAATTCGCCACGTGCCCTGTTGCCGTATGTACCTCCGGCCTACGCTGGACTTACGCCCCATGACGCGGTGTTACGGACGGCGGTCGAGCTCGGAGGATTCGGGCTCTTGGTCTGGGGCTGGCTGGTGGTGACGGCGCTTTATCATGTGGTCATTCAGGAACGGAGTTGGCCGAGTCGGGTCTGGGCGGCTCTATTGCTGGCGGCCCTAGTCGAACAAACGGCGGAGTCGATTTTCTTGGGCGGGGTCTTTTTTGGGGATTTCTTTTTCACGGCGTTAATCGGCATTGCCTGGCTCTGGCCGTCCCTGTCCCGTGAGGAAGGCCGACGGTATCGGCGGATTTCTTCCGGTGTTATAAACCGCTAA
- a CDS encoding major facilitator superfamily MFS_1 (InterPro IPR011701~KEGG: tte:TTE1712 major facilitator superfamily permease~PFAM: Major facilitator superfamily MFS-1~SPTR: Permeases of the major facilitator superfamily) — MADEPIREPSPKDESYNLKINAWNGVLKGAGGQLVNPFLGINAIRLGAPNIDLGIISAIPYLAGGLAALLSPWLVRQPELKQTTVRLFLIARLSILLFAAIDADPLLPHRALWLVIAIVWANIPGALATLSWQAMTTALFSGAMRSTAVMWRQWGMNVVGVIAVLLGGWAINRDPGTRGYMVLYVIGAFLGLAEVAIYRRFRVPHLHRDLPSTTWATALPDLWHHRKLRQFILASTVFYFGWLMLWPASLRYQVSVEHANNGWMAIYTAVNAIFSIAALPVWRLFNRRVPTRRLLPWATLGMALTPAIYLFHPSLAAIILANVTGGLAGAGFNLLINVRLMEVVPESLRTMAVGANTFLTGVVGGLGAISAVLFMHWGSLMAAFWGATVIRVMAAGLFVWASGSFRQYVPHPHRAPLG, encoded by the coding sequence GTGGCCGACGAACCGATACGCGAACCGTCACCAAAAGACGAATCCTATAATCTTAAAATCAATGCGTGGAACGGGGTCTTAAAAGGGGCCGGGGGCCAACTGGTCAATCCGTTTTTAGGAATCAATGCCATTCGGCTGGGAGCTCCCAATATCGATTTAGGAATTATTTCCGCTATCCCTTATTTAGCCGGCGGACTGGCCGCTTTATTAAGTCCCTGGCTGGTTCGCCAACCCGAATTAAAACAAACCACGGTTCGGCTATTTTTGATCGCGCGCCTCAGTATTTTACTCTTTGCCGCCATCGACGCCGACCCCCTTTTGCCCCATCGGGCGCTCTGGTTGGTCATAGCCATTGTGTGGGCCAACATTCCGGGGGCCCTGGCCACCTTGTCCTGGCAAGCCATGACGACGGCCCTTTTTTCCGGCGCCATGCGCAGCACGGCCGTCATGTGGCGCCAGTGGGGAATGAATGTGGTCGGGGTCATCGCCGTGCTGCTGGGCGGCTGGGCTATCAATCGCGATCCCGGCACCCGCGGCTATATGGTCCTTTACGTTATCGGGGCCTTTTTGGGATTGGCCGAAGTTGCGATTTACCGGCGTTTTCGAGTCCCCCACCTGCACCGGGACCTTCCGTCGACCACCTGGGCTACGGCCTTACCCGATCTCTGGCACCACCGCAAGTTACGGCAATTTATTTTAGCCAGCACCGTCTTTTATTTCGGCTGGCTCATGCTCTGGCCGGCCTCCTTGCGTTATCAGGTCAGTGTGGAGCACGCCAACAACGGATGGATGGCGATCTATACCGCGGTCAACGCGATTTTCAGCATTGCCGCCTTACCCGTTTGGCGCCTCTTTAATCGGCGGGTACCCACCCGGCGGCTGTTACCCTGGGCGACGCTCGGCATGGCTCTTACGCCCGCCATCTATTTATTTCATCCGTCATTGGCGGCGATTATTCTGGCCAACGTCACCGGCGGATTGGCCGGCGCCGGATTTAACCTCTTAATTAACGTACGATTGATGGAAGTGGTGCCGGAATCCCTAAGAACGATGGCGGTGGGCGCGAATACCTTCCTCACCGGCGTGGTCGGTGGGCTGGGCGCGATTTCGGCCGTGCTTTTCATGCATTGGGGATCTCTGATGGCGGCCTTTTGGGGGGCGACCGTCATTCGCGTCATGGCCGCCGGCCTCTTTGTCTGGGCCAGCGGATCCTTTCGACAATATGTGCCGCACCCCCACCGGGCGCCCCTCGGCTAG
- a CDS encoding alternative thymidylate synthase (PFAM: Thymidylate synthase complementing protein~COGs: COG1351 alternative thymidylate synthase~KEGG: aba:Acid345_4490 alternative thymidylate synthase-like~SPTR: Alternative thymidylate synthase-like protein), which translates to MPNIYAVTHVPPEVSAYGMAKYSRSEASLRDSLLQLSQEKAEAFLRTFYFSYGHASIADLAHIALAIEEVSLLAAMEIVDEPLWDGQERSTRYQDFNDSPYYVPEGATPAYHQAVETLYRLYRTLNETAYDALTARYPMPQNIERSAYRRTLKARAFDIARYALPLATLTSLGQITSARVLEQQIRRLLASPYHEVRTIAAEMKKAASQAEPFNLLRAHLERRPDVPPAVLATVETGPVAPTLTKYTDPDNFGIKTRQLVQHWITEWFPGSRDSAASVTLDAWGIDVDPLDDLLAGLIYPYAAWPYRAIVDILRDIPQPLKSEWIDDVFRQRGAHDEWPRVLRQRPLIFDVVLDLGAFRDLNRHRRLDKVVQRLVPELGFETPEIFDDLGLAKTYRDTLAAVAATSLSPAEAPYILPLAHRRRMLLRMDFNELAYIAELRSRSSGHFSYRAVAHALYDAVSARFPNLARHIRMTPLETFDPFER; encoded by the coding sequence ATGCCAAATATTTATGCGGTAACCCATGTGCCGCCGGAAGTCAGCGCCTATGGGATGGCCAAATATTCCCGTTCCGAAGCGTCCCTCCGGGATAGTTTACTGCAATTATCGCAAGAAAAAGCCGAAGCATTTTTGCGCACGTTTTACTTCTCATATGGACATGCCTCAATTGCGGACTTGGCCCATATCGCCCTCGCCATTGAAGAGGTTTCGCTGCTGGCGGCGATGGAAATCGTCGACGAGCCCCTGTGGGACGGTCAAGAACGATCGACCCGGTATCAAGATTTTAACGACAGTCCCTATTATGTGCCCGAAGGCGCCACTCCCGCCTACCATCAAGCCGTCGAGACCCTCTATCGGCTCTATCGCACGCTCAACGAGACCGCCTACGACGCACTGACCGCGCGATATCCGATGCCCCAAAACATAGAGCGAAGCGCCTACCGCCGGACACTAAAAGCCCGCGCGTTCGATATCGCACGCTACGCGTTACCGCTCGCGACGTTGACCTCTCTGGGCCAAATCACCAGTGCCCGCGTATTGGAGCAACAAATCCGACGGTTATTGGCCAGTCCCTATCATGAGGTCCGGACGATTGCCGCGGAGATGAAAAAGGCCGCCAGTCAAGCCGAACCCTTTAACCTGCTTCGAGCCCATTTGGAACGGCGACCGGACGTGCCGCCGGCGGTGCTGGCCACTGTCGAAACCGGTCCGGTCGCCCCCACCCTCACCAAATATACCGACCCGGATAACTTCGGCATTAAAACCCGACAGCTGGTCCAGCATTGGATTACCGAATGGTTTCCCGGCAGCCGGGACAGTGCCGCGTCGGTCACGCTGGATGCTTGGGGCATTGACGTAGACCCGCTAGACGACCTTTTAGCCGGCCTCATCTACCCATATGCGGCCTGGCCTTATCGCGCGATTGTTGACATCCTGCGCGACATCCCCCAACCCCTAAAATCCGAATGGATCGACGACGTCTTTCGCCAACGGGGTGCTCACGACGAGTGGCCGCGCGTGCTCCGCCAACGACCGTTAATTTTTGACGTGGTATTAGACCTGGGCGCCTTTCGGGATCTGAATCGGCACCGTCGGCTCGACAAAGTGGTGCAACGGTTGGTGCCCGAACTCGGGTTTGAAACGCCGGAGATATTCGACGACTTAGGGCTTGCCAAAACCTATCGCGACACGCTGGCCGCCGTCGCGGCGACCTCGCTGTCGCCGGCGGAAGCCCCGTATATTCTGCCCTTGGCCCATCGGCGGCGGATGCTTTTACGCATGGATTTTAACGAACTGGCCTATATTGCCGAGCTCCGGTCACGATCCAGCGGCCACTTCAGCTATCGCGCCGTCGCCCATGCGCTATATGACGCGGTGTCCGCCCGTTTCCCGAATTTGGCCCGCCACATCCGCATGACTCCGCTTGAGACGTTTGATCCCTTCGAACGATAA
- a CDS encoding Abortive infection protein (PFAM: CAAX amino terminal protease family~InterPro IPR003675~KEGG: elm:ELI_3276 hypothetical protein~PFAM: Abortive infection protein~SPTR: Putative uncharacterized protein), whose product MQTSGTMSIGLASGFFAFLLVAGLLHITHRVERRPVEKPLAGRTFLGVSALLLVLAFVEEAIFRWFLIGWLSRWIGLVPAFILSAIFFTASHRSNGPLNFGAIINLLLVSFILGLVFLHWGIWVASAAHAGWNLAEWGLGYTVSGEKTRRVIPSPAVRIISGEPYGPEADWTATVVLAGILGVLLWIYHPHL is encoded by the coding sequence ATGCAAACCAGTGGCACGATGAGTATCGGACTCGCCAGCGGATTTTTTGCATTCTTGCTGGTCGCCGGGTTGCTTCACATCACCCATCGGGTTGAACGGCGTCCTGTAGAGAAGCCCCTTGCGGGCAGGACGTTTCTCGGGGTGTCGGCCCTGCTCTTGGTCTTGGCGTTCGTGGAAGAGGCGATTTTCCGGTGGTTTCTCATCGGCTGGCTTTCCCGCTGGATCGGTTTGGTGCCGGCGTTTATCCTGTCCGCTATCTTCTTCACCGCGTCTCATCGTTCGAACGGGCCCCTGAATTTTGGTGCTATCATTAATCTTTTGTTGGTCAGCTTCATTTTGGGACTCGTCTTTTTACATTGGGGGATATGGGTGGCGTCGGCCGCCCATGCCGGATGGAACTTGGCCGAATGGGGTCTCGGCTATACCGTCAGCGGGGAAAAAACCCGTCGGGTCATACCGTCGCCGGCCGTCCGGATCATTTCCGGGGAGCCTTACGGACCGGAGGCCGATTGGACCGCGACCGTTGTGTTGGCCGGGATTTTAGGCGTTCTTCTCTGGATTTATCATCCCCATTTGTGA
- a CDS encoding intracellular protease, PfpI family (PFAM: DJ-1/PfpI family~TIGRFAM: intracellular protease, PfpI family~COGs: COG0693 Putative intracellular protease/amidase~InterPro IPR002818:IPR006286~KEGG: pto:PTO1077 protease I~PFAM: ThiJ/PfpI~SPTR: Protease I;~TIGRFAM: Peptidase C56, PfpI) codes for MPRILILTGDGGESLEVMYPYQRLREEGYEVHIAAPTKKAIQTVVHDFEPGFDTYTEKLGYRVQADIAFKDVNPEDYAAVVIPGGRAPEWIRNDPDFIRIVQHFFRQNEPVAQICHAPLALAAAGVLNGRTVSGYPALVPDIRAAGAEFVDGAAVVDGNVVSARAWPDHPEWMRAFIKMLREKVPVAG; via the coding sequence ATGCCACGGATTTTAATTTTAACCGGTGACGGCGGCGAATCGCTGGAAGTGATGTATCCCTATCAGCGGCTTCGCGAAGAAGGATACGAGGTCCATATAGCCGCACCGACCAAAAAAGCGATTCAAACCGTCGTCCATGACTTCGAACCGGGATTCGACACCTATACGGAAAAACTCGGATACCGGGTACAAGCCGACATCGCGTTCAAAGATGTCAACCCGGAAGATTATGCCGCCGTTGTCATACCGGGAGGTCGCGCACCCGAATGGATTCGTAACGACCCCGATTTTATCCGCATTGTGCAACACTTTTTCCGCCAAAATGAGCCGGTGGCCCAGATTTGCCACGCTCCCCTCGCACTGGCGGCAGCGGGCGTGTTAAATGGACGTACCGTGTCCGGATATCCGGCGCTGGTTCCCGACATCCGGGCCGCCGGGGCCGAATTTGTCGACGGCGCTGCCGTCGTCGACGGCAATGTCGTGTCGGCCCGCGCCTGGCCCGACCATCCGGAGTGGATGCGTGCCTTTATCAAAATGCTCCGGGAAAAAGTCCCCGTGGCGGGATGA
- a CDS encoding Reticuline oxidase (PFAM: FAD binding domain; Berberine and berberine like~COGs: COG0277 FAD/FMN-containing dehydrogenase~InterPro IPR006094:IPR012951~KEGG: cbl:CLK_3419 FAD-binding protein~PFAM: FAD linked oxidase, N-terminal; Berberine/berberine-like~PRIAM: Reticuline oxidase~SPTR: FAD-binding protein), with the protein MGDTLTGLVLAPWSPGYDDARVDYNGRFPPFRPRYIVYCEVPQDVQQAVRWAQRHRLPFRIRCGGHSYEAYSLLNDGLVIDVSRLRQITFDPHQRIAKIGAGSRLLEIYETLWNAGRVTIPGGSCPTVGIGGLTLGGGYGLISRRWGLTVDALTAVDLVDARGDLVHVSSDRYPDLFWALRGAGGNNFGVVTRFWFRTIDVDHVTIFSLRWPWAQLPNVLRTYQQWGDPVTLDFRLTPILTLPSRDLGYVAVVGQFLGPPDELLPLLAPLLAVGELDRKNIQYVSYIDAVKHFAGITGDPAHWLAQGLPQQDTFKNTSAYQMHLFPARAIEIIQATLSETPGPSCLVQLDLYGGAISTVPPTATAFFHRQARGALQYQAYWTDPEQQDSHIAWVESFRRRMRPFTEGAYVNYCDGRIRNWPAAYYGANLSRLLAVKRRWDPRNLFRFPQGLSELIHPSCQSLAFWNN; encoded by the coding sequence ATGGGGGACACATTGACGGGTCTCGTCTTAGCACCCTGGAGCCCCGGCTATGACGACGCCCGGGTAGACTATAACGGCCGTTTTCCCCCGTTTCGTCCCCGCTATATTGTGTATTGCGAAGTCCCCCAGGACGTCCAACAAGCCGTCCGCTGGGCTCAACGCCATCGGCTGCCGTTTCGGATTCGGTGCGGCGGTCATAGCTATGAAGCCTACTCCTTATTAAACGACGGCCTGGTAATCGACGTCAGCCGCCTTCGTCAGATTACGTTCGACCCTCACCAACGAATCGCTAAAATTGGTGCGGGTAGCCGCCTTCTCGAAATTTATGAAACGCTCTGGAATGCCGGACGCGTCACGATACCGGGCGGTTCCTGCCCCACCGTCGGGATCGGCGGGCTAACCCTCGGCGGCGGATACGGATTGATTTCCCGGCGTTGGGGACTCACTGTCGACGCCTTGACAGCGGTCGATCTGGTCGATGCCCGAGGAGACCTCGTCCATGTGTCATCCGACCGATACCCCGACCTCTTTTGGGCGCTCCGGGGCGCCGGCGGAAACAATTTTGGGGTCGTCACCCGGTTTTGGTTTCGCACCATTGACGTCGACCATGTCACGATTTTCTCGTTGCGTTGGCCCTGGGCGCAATTGCCGAACGTGCTGCGAACCTATCAACAATGGGGCGATCCCGTGACCCTTGACTTCCGGCTGACGCCCATTTTGACGCTGCCGAGTCGGGATCTGGGCTATGTCGCGGTTGTCGGCCAATTCTTAGGTCCTCCCGATGAATTGTTACCGCTGTTGGCCCCCCTCTTAGCCGTCGGCGAACTGGACCGCAAGAACATCCAATATGTGTCCTATATTGACGCGGTCAAGCATTTCGCCGGGATCACCGGGGATCCGGCCCATTGGTTGGCTCAGGGGTTGCCGCAGCAAGACACGTTTAAAAATACCTCGGCCTATCAAATGCATCTTTTTCCGGCCCGCGCCATCGAGATCATCCAGGCGACCCTCAGCGAAACCCCGGGCCCCTCCTGCCTCGTTCAGCTCGACTTATATGGCGGAGCCATCAGTACCGTGCCCCCGACCGCCACGGCATTTTTTCACCGACAGGCGCGCGGCGCCCTCCAATATCAAGCCTACTGGACGGATCCGGAACAACAAGACTCCCATATTGCCTGGGTGGAATCTTTCCGTCGCCGGATGCGGCCTTTTACCGAAGGTGCCTACGTCAATTATTGCGACGGGCGGATACGAAATTGGCCTGCCGCCTATTATGGCGCCAATCTCTCCCGTCTATTGGCGGTGAAACGCCGGTGGGACCCCCGCAATCTGTTCCGTTTTCCCCAGGGATTAAGCGAATTAATCCACCCGTCATGCCAGTCGCTTGCATTTTGGAACAACTGA
- a CDS encoding DNA binding domain protein, excisionase family (TIGRFAM: DNA binding domain, excisionase family~InterPro IPR000551:IPR010093~PFAM: HTH transcriptional regulator, MerR~TIGRFAM: Excisionase/Xis, DNA-binding) produces MTPKYWSIQEASRQLAVPPPMVRRWIHTGQLTAIRLGGSQGHRRILYDDIVRLANALGKPAPEPFQPIDPEATYPLEEAAAYLGVSPRFLWNQGLSLRQGGTVTGSDILGWETVLYGDQPMEEGEAPMMHHKMGRGPRHGNWGANALYDGPGFGPWGADWDEMQPHSILWLRSMKRHLEARKADIEDRLAWVEAQLAKAESESSEDR; encoded by the coding sequence ATGACCCCCAAATACTGGTCGATTCAAGAAGCCAGCCGACAGTTGGCGGTACCGCCCCCCATGGTTCGCCGCTGGATTCACACCGGACAGCTGACTGCGATTCGATTGGGCGGAAGCCAAGGGCATCGGCGCATTCTCTATGACGATATCGTCCGCTTGGCGAATGCGTTGGGGAAACCGGCCCCTGAGCCCTTCCAACCGATCGACCCGGAAGCCACCTATCCCTTGGAGGAGGCGGCAGCCTATTTGGGTGTCAGCCCCCGCTTTCTCTGGAACCAGGGCTTATCCCTCCGACAAGGCGGGACAGTCACCGGTTCGGATATTTTGGGTTGGGAAACCGTTCTCTACGGTGATCAACCGATGGAGGAAGGAGAGGCTCCGATGATGCATCATAAAATGGGACGCGGCCCCCGACACGGAAACTGGGGAGCCAACGCCCTTTACGACGGACCGGGATTCGGCCCTTGGGGCGCCGACTGGGATGAGATGCAGCCCCATTCTATTCTATGGCTCCGCTCGATGAAACGCCACTTGGAAGCCCGCAAGGCCGACATTGAAGATCGCCTGGCTTGGGTCGAGGCGCAATTGGCCAAAGCGGAATCCGAATCGTCGGAAGACCGTTAA